ATACatggggccgggccgggccgcgcCGGGGCAGTGGAGGTGGCGGGGGCTGCGGAACCAGGACGGCAGGCCCGGAGAACCGCgatcgccccgccccgccccgtgaCACACGACGCGtgcgcgcgcccgcccgcccgccagcCGCAGCCCCGCCTCGGGAGGGGGGCAGCCCCCGCGCGGATCGCGGCGCCCCCTGGCGGCTCCAAGCGGCGCGACCCGGTGCTGCTCGAGTCCACCTCCAGTCGGCCTCCAGTCCGGTCCCGGTACCTCCGACTCCTAGACCACACACCCCTACCCCCGACCACTGGCTCCGCAccctcccaggcgccccaccccagaGTCTCCGTCCTGGCCCTCCACTCAAACCCGGTGTGCGGCCGTCCTTCCTCCTTTGGCAGAGCCTGTGTCCTACGCTCTAGTCGCATGCGTCCCTGCCATCCCGGGGGAGTGGGTCCTGACCTACTAACAGTAGGGACGGCGACTCCGCGAGCGTAGTCCCATTGTTAGATCTCGCTGATTCGACACTTGGAGGCGCCTGTGGGGGGTCCGTCTCCTTGGTGTCCCAGGCCTCATGACCCCTCTCTGAGGAGTCCCTACTCCAGCCACACCGAAACCAGTCCCAATTTCTCACGTCCTgcatgcccacccccacccccacgcccccccatgccccccccccccccttcaatagcttctctctgcccctctaatGTGGGTCTTTCCATAGggtttcctctgcctgggaccTAATTCCCTCCCTCACAGCATAAGGTCATTACTCTCCCAGTCGCTGTCATATTGCTCTATTGTGTTTATAGGACTTACAACTCCAAACCATCTTATGTCTGATGCTCCCTTCTGAGCAAATAGAAGAGCTGgtaagggtggggaggggggtgctagGTAGCTTTAAGAGCTGGTTTGACCCTGCACACCTCCAATTAGCCTGAACTGGTCCTTGATgtcctgagggagggagggacccagGGGAGAGGCCCTAAGGGTCCTGGGGGCCTCCCATTCCTGTCCAGCCACATTTCCCACCAGAAGCCTGGGCCCAGGGTGTAGCGGGTATGGGCACAGCCAGGCCAGTACATGCAGTTGGCATTTGGGGACATAGTACACAGAGGCACAGTGGGCCTCAGAAAGGAGTGTGGGGCTGATAGAACTGGACATCAAGACCCTACCTTCTTGGCACTGggtctgcccttctccctggtgTCTGGTTCTGCAGTTCAAGACCTCCTGCCACACCTCCCAGTAACCCTCCTAGCACAGAAGTAGCTCTCTTCGGGGCCGCCCTGGCTACAGCTGCTTAGGACAGGAGATTGGCATAGTTGTGGGTTGCAGTGGTGACAAGAGGTTTGGTTAAGAGGACCCCCCTGCCTGGAACACCCTTTCTCACtgggacccccaccccctcatcctGCTGGGACCTTCTACCATGGAGCCCACCATCACCAAAAGACCAGAGCCCAGCAGCTACCTGAGGCCTTGGTTTGGCTCCAGGACATCTGACATCACAATGACCAGCCAATTAGCTGCTGCCAGTGGTCCAGGAGATGGATCCAAGGTCTGGCACACCTGCTGCCCAACTTTGGCTTAAGTTGCATGGAGGACAGGAAAAGACCTGTATCAAGGGTCACGTAGTTCTTAGGGGATGCTGGGACACTAGGCCAGCACAGACCCAAAAGGAACCTAAGGTTATATGTGTGGAGGTCCTCTTTGGGTGACCTCAGGGCCCGTGAGGTGGGGGCAGTGGCAAGGAGAATATTCCTGGGCTagggtggaggacacagaacgtGTCAGGATTCTGAGGGCTGGGATGGGGTCTGGCTGCCTGCCCCTACTTAAGAACGACAGCAGCACTGTGTACAATTAACAAAAAGATTTGTATTAGAACATTTACACTCAGGGAAGAAAGAGGTATCTGCATCATCAAATGTGGAATGTTgaagaaatagttaaaataaataaaagactccGAACGCGATTGGGGCTGGCTCAGGCTGGGACTCACAGAGGCCTCTGCACATCAGCTCCAGGCTGCAGGGGCCAACGCCTGGCCATACTGGCCTCCTCCCCGACGCAGCACAGCTGTGCCTGGGACACAGAGAGTCTCTCAGGTGCTGGTGCAGCCAGCAAACTCACTCCCCACTTTCCTCGCTTATCTCTGTGACAATGTCTATGAGGCTCTGGAGCCCGAAGATATAGCCAGCATCCTGGCCCTCATGTACCACGCTGTCCTCGCCATACAGCCTGCAGGTGGTGTGTGCAAAGTCGATCATGCGCACGTCCACTGAGCTGGTGCCGATGGGCTTGTAGGCATAGGCACCTGCAGACTCGTCAGCTGACTCTTCAGACAGGTCCTCCAAGTCCTCAGCATCTGAGTCCAGGGCCACCTCAGGCCATTCTTTGCCATCATAGATGACCAATAGGGAGCTTGAGTAGAAGCGGTAGGACTCCTGTCGCTCCAAAATGGCTTTGAGCTCAGCCAGCTTCTTAAGCACAGGGCCCAGGAGTTCACGGCGCAGATACCGACCattgtggaaaaattggaaaagtGCCTCCTTgaagccctgcactgacagctttcGTCCGTGGTACTTGTTCATGAACATAAGCTGCCCACTCCCTGCCTGGTACACCTGTGGGAAGAGACCAGCAGGTTAGGTGCTGACAgctgtctcagagcctggaccctggggAACAGCAGCAATAGGACACCCCTGGATCAGATCCTTTAACCTGTTAAGTACACCAGTCATACAAGGCAATACCCTTTCTGATCTACCAACACTCAGCATGCAGCCCTCTGACCTGGTTCTGTCCTCAGACCCCTGCTTAGCATATCAGTTGGTGGAGAAGGCCTAACCATCTTGCCTTCATTCCCACTCCTGTCCAGAGACTCTGGACTCAGTCAACCAGCTCAGCCCCAAACAGTTCACCGAGgcatgcatgctttttttttctaaccagaAAGCAACAGACTCACTCAGCCATGCTGAAGTCTTGAGAAAACAGCAGGACTATGCCCACGGTGGAGAGTAGAAGCTACTGGATGCCCTAGCCAGCCCGTGGTATGCACCAGCACTCCCCTTACCTGCATGCCACACACACGGACACCGATGACAGCAGATGTGCTCTGCTGGCACTTGCGGATCTGGTTGGCTGCCTTCTCCTCTGAAGCATCATCACCATGCTGGCGGGTACCCATCTTGAGGTCCAGGACACAAGGCACCTCATAGCGGGAAGTCAGATTTTCCAGTAAGATGAATTCTGAGTGGTTAAGGACAATCCTCCCTCTAAAGAAAAGGTGCTGCTGCATGGGGGCTTTGGCACTCCAGGGCACAATGCCTGCACACAGTGCCTCAGAAAAGCCCAGGTCCACAGAAGGCCCCATGAGTCCTGCTATCCCCCATGTAGGGAGCCCAAGGCTGACTAGAGGGCTAAAATCAAAGAACTGAATTCTTGTCAGGGAACTGGCATGAGGACCGCCTGCACCCGCACTCAACATAGGCCTGGGTGACACACATACAGCACTGCCACAACTCAACAAGGTATGGGAACAGGGTTTCACACTGTCCTAAGTTTCAAACagaacatcaaataaataaatcccataaCCTTCTATGTGAACTGGAAATATCTGCATAAACTCatgaaaaattttctctttaaaataaatgcgggggcacctgggtggctcagtcagttgagcatccgacttcggttcaggtcatgattgcacagcttgtgagttcgagccctgcatcaggctctgtgctgacagctcagagcctggagcctgcttcggattctgtgtctccctctctctctgcccctaacccacttgcattgtctctctctcaagggtgaataaacattaaaaaaacttttttttaaataaaataaaagtgtatttccCAGCTGTGTGGCACTGAAAAGGTCTAGAAACAATGACCAGATAGTTGTGTGAGCACCCTTAGTGTCCAGACCAGTTTTCCTAGGGCAGGGATTGGTGAACTATGGCTACTTGTTGTACAGCCTATGAACTAGAAATcgttcttaaaattttaagttgtcAAAAAATATGCATAATACTTCATGACACatggaaaattaaatgatatgCAAATCTTGGTGATCATAAACAGTTTCATTGGGGTATagtcatgctcattcatttacatgaTTATCTATGACTACTTTCAAGCTACAGTGGCAGAGGTGTGGCAGCTTCAGCCTGTGAAGCCAGaaacatttactatctggctctctACTGAGCAGGTTTGTAACTCCTGCCTCAGAGGAATGACTGAACTCACATCCAGAGTAGGAAATATACATGACCCTGGGCCATCTTTTCATACCAGAAAGTAAGAGAGTTGTCACAGACTACTATGATTGTGTCAGAAGGACTCGAGAGCCTATTTTAAAGtacgaaaaaaaattttttttaatgtttatttatttttgaaagacagagagagacagagcatgagtaggggaggggcagagagagagggagacacagaatccaaagcaggctccaggctctgagctgtcagcacagagcctgacgcgggggttGAACTctccagccatgagatcatgacctgagctgaagttggacgcttaccaactgagccacccaggtgcttctcaaGAGcctattttaaaaggcaaaacaaaacatggaagaaTCTGTGCATCAGTAAAGATAAAACTGCAATGGACTAAAACCGCATCAAATATGTCTAAATTCACAGGTTCATAATAATGCTGAAAAACCCACTGGCATTTTGAATGGATGTTAAAAAACCCACCCATTATTCcaaataatcaataaataatcTACCTTTCCTATATAAACTATACCTCAGTATAAGCATATAATTGATGAGAAAAAGTTTATCTTTACAGATTCCAGCTAAGAAGGAATGACAAAATTAGAAAAGTGCCTAATGAAAAAATGGATCTAAGGCAATAGCAACACAGGCAAGACAGACAAATACTGCACTTCCTGATGGCCACTACCATTTCCAAGGGATCCTAGCTCCCACCTACCCCAAAACTGAACCTAAATCTGACCAAGCCTCTAGATCAAATTATCAAAACCtaatggaaacaaagagaaaagagtaacATGTAAAAGACCACAGGGATGTAATCAGTAAAATTCAGATGGTGGGAAAGTTTAGAAGACCTAGTTTCTTTGACAAGAAATTtccaagatgaaaaaataaaaagggtatttaaaaagacttaaacatTTCAACCAAAAATGTATGGACTTCACTTGGCTCTCCATTCAAACCAACCGTCagtaaaaacatatttatgaGACAATTAGGAAAATGTGGACACAAACTAGATTCTTGACAATAAGGCACTACTGTCCAGTTTTAAGGAGCTCACATCTTAAAAATACccttgtcttggggcgcctgggtggctcagtcagttaagcgtccaacccctgatcttggttcaggtcatcatctcatagttcttgagtttgagctcgcatcggactctgagctgacagtgtagagcccgcttgggatcctctctctccctctctctctgccccttccccacttgttctcgtTTTCTAACTTAATTAAAAGAAACCCCCTATCTCTTAAAGATGCATGATGAGATGTGTATGGATGCAATGACACAGGAGACACTTCAGAAAGAGCtcggttgggggcacctgggtggctagtcagttgagtatttgactcttagtttcagctcaggtcatgatctcatggttcatgggttcaaaacccacactgggctccatgcttacagcacgggggcctgcttaggattttctcttccttccttccctccctctggaagaaaggaaaagaggggaggggagacgacaggagaggagaggaagaaagggaaagggagaaaggaaaagagaaagggaaagggagaaagggggaaagggaaaaagggaaagggagaaagaaacagcTCGGCTGGGGGATGCTGGGTATAAGAGACAGTCACGGCCCAAGACTGACATAAGTAGGTTAATCACCGAAACTGGGTGACTGGTACTTGTAAGTTCAAAGTATTATTCTATGTTTAATATGTGTAAAATTTTCCctagtaaaaagttaaaaaaaataaaataaaacatactcaATTCTGAGGAACTACCCcctcaagattaaaaaaagaaagaaggggcacctgtgtttcagctcaggtcatgatctcacggttcctggaaTAGAGtcctgtgctaacagcacagagcctgcttgggaactctctttgccccttccctgctcatgcatgcacatacactcactctcaaaataaataaactttaaaaacttaataaattaattaaattaaaaagaaatcactaagtaaaaaaaaaaaaaaaagctggggggtgggggggaagcccCATGCTTTATTCATGTGCCAGTCTGGTGAACCAGGATTGAAAGGTAAGCACCCACCTGCCACTCCCATTCTTGGCAGGAAGCACTATCTGGGGACTTCTGTAGGAGTCTGAAAACACAAACCAGCCCCTTGCACTCTAGGCTAAAGCCTCCCTGATGCAGGTTGGTCCCTCCATGAGGTGGCCCTCAACCGCCTCCCCACCACCTGTATTCCCAGACCAGCCCTTGTTCCTGAGGGAGTGGTATTTGCCTATGGTTACCACAAAGGGTGCCCTGGCACAACCATGACTAGAAAATAAacccaacctctctgagctcctaGGATCTCACCTACCCTCCCCTATCCCCAAGGCAAAGATACCCTGTGAGCAAAGGATACTGTATTGGTTCCGATGTTTTGCATTCTCCTTCATTCTCTGTAACTGTTGCTGGTGACACTTCATGCTCCAGGGGTTATAGTGTTTAAGCTGGGAACTGACATTCCCCTTTTTCTCTACGCTGTAGTACAAGACTTCAGATTTCTTTAGCCACTCAAATTCTTCTTCTAACTTATGGCTGTAAAGAGACAAGGAGCCAATAAATCACAACATCTTATCAGAATTCAGGGCCAAAGAGGCATGAAGAAACTTTTGGAGTGATGGGAAGTTTGAGATCTTGATGTGGTGGTGGTTTTAGTGTACACATTTAACACTTCAAATGGATACATTTTATTCTAAGTGGATTATACCTCAAGAAAATtgactttgaaaaaattaaagggCCAGATCACTGTTTTTTCTATAGAAAGAGAACCTAAGATGCAAGAACAGCCTCTGCCTCCACCactgcacacccccccccccccccagcagccttCACTGCCCTTTTTTTCTAGGCAGTACTGTCCCCTGGCTTCTGCTACATCCAAGTTCCCTGATTCCAAATGCTGGAGACTGGGAAAAGCTGAACTGAAATCCCATGGGAATAAGCCAACCTACTTAGCCACATTATAAACACTtctcaatttttatatattatttatatttttaccagtTCTGCCAAGAACCGGCTCTTGGAAGGCTCTGTGTCAGTGGATCCTACATTCCGGGGATGCCCAACTGACCATTTTGTCTCCCACCATCAATGAGCAACTTGAGGTGATGGGACAGTTCCTACCTTGGCCACTGCGACATCCCCAGGAtgtagcacagggcctggcacagggcagcTGCAGGAGCAATGAGTGACTAACTCTTTTACAGCTGCCACTGTAGCTGTTTACCCAAAATGGCATGACCTAACCCAGAATCATTACAAAGAAGCTGCCACGTGGGAACTGGCCACTGAGTGACAAGGCACCATCGTTTGAGTCTCTAGCTCCAGACGACCGGACTATAACTAAGATCCCATGACACCTCCCCTCCCATAGAGTCCAGGGTTCCCCTCTCAGTTTATACCCACCTTTTCATCTTCTCCTCTTTCCGGTGCTGTCTCACCCAGTCCTTGGGGctcttttctgtctctaggacgtgatgttttttgtttgtccaCCTCAGAAGCTTACTTTTTGGTTCACAGTCTGAATTGTCTACACTGTCCACAATTCCGTGGTCCCCTTTTAATGGATATGCTATTAAACACAAGTTCCTGTCTTCATCTTCTTCAAAGCGAACTGATACCACACCTGGAAGAGGGGTGAGGAGCAGAAAGAACTTTTAATTCCAAAGATGATGTGTTATAAATAACATGAttgtaacatttgtttttttcttaccctGTTCCTTAGTCTCTATGTTGCCAGAGGCCCCAAACTCATCTGCAAACCTAACAAATATCAAAACAGCTAGAAAAGATGACACCATACAAGACAAGCGATTAGGGAGCAAACATGGCCGAGAGTCTTCCTCTCTGATGCACTCAACAAGGCAAGAGCCAAAGAATTACAAGACACATTTTTCCattattgaaaatgtttattaaattttatgtaattcttCTAATCCTAAAAGAGACGTAAAAACATTTGCTCTTTATATCTTACGGGAATTTTTGATGCCCTAAACAGAAACTCCGGCGGCCTGAGACTTGCTTTAAAGCAGAGCCTGAACACTGGGAACAAAGGTTTGCCCTGAAGGGTAAGAAGGGTCCAAGGGTAAGGGAAGACTgggcaagcaaaacaaaataataaaggagcaaacaaaacaaaccacacagCACAACAGACACCCTAGCAAAGGTTTCTTGCAGCACCCCCACACGGGTGGGCACCCCAAGCCTTTTGTCCTCAAACATATTACTTTATTGGTCTTTgcagtcacaaaagaacaaaatgaacacAAGGCAAATAAATAAGGTTGGGCCGGGAGCACAGACGCATGGTGGCCTTGAAAGCAGCTCTCCCCCTTGAGTCTCTAGAACCTGCCATGTGTAATTAGACAGTCTTTGAGGAGGGGGCTGTCAGGTGGGAGCGTTTCAGCAGGTGCCGACGAGCGCCTTACAACCGACTGGCTGAACACCTTTCCTCCCAAGCCTCTCTGGCCTGGGATCACTCAATTTGCTCAGTCCTTGCTGCCCGCCCGCTTGCTCGCTTGCTGCAGGGGAATGCGTGCTCAGAGAGAGATGACACTTCTGAGGTGGTCCCTGTCTTTGGGCGCAGAGGAGCAGAGGAGCCTGGGTAGGGAATTCAGGGGACCACGCTTCCCTGTGGCCACGGGGAAACAACCAGGGGGAAAGGGGGGACAAGGGTGGCCAGCTAACAAGGGGCCTTTGGCTTTGTCCTggaaaaaacaacagagaaggaCCAAGTGAGGGCCTtcaactcccccacccccaaccacaaCACACATGCATATTCACAGAGTACAGAGAGGCGCCCAGTACATTCTGTCTTCAAAGAGCATGTTTCAACAGTCCCAGAAGAACCTAAGTTGTTCAAGAGTCTTTTGTACAACCAGGCAatgtaaatttaatttccttaatggGTTCTTTGATTTACAAAATATCCCCCATTCCCAGGAAAGTCCACACCATGATGATGGCTAATGCTGTCCCCCCAAAAAtgcattataaaaagaaagagagagtcacCATATGTGAATCAAAGAGTTGCCATAACATTGCAATTTCAGGGACATTCCGTAATAGCAAAGGGTTTCAGCTAATCAGCACAGGCCTCCCACTCCTGCATTCCATCTGACTCAACCCTGCTCCCAGCCTACCTAATCACCAGGGCTTCTGGTTTCCTGGAGGACAAAAAGCAGGCGGCAAGCATTCTGGGAAAAATCCTCCCAAAGTCTTCCCCCGCTGTCTCCcatgggcgggggtggggggactcctATGGGGTACTGTGATCAAGAGATACCTGAACATAAAACACAACTACACTTccaccaaaaataaactcaaaacaaatccacaaaacaaaacagaattaagCAATCTTACCAGGGCTTGCAAACTGAGGGTGTGAGGTGCTGGGCTGAGGGccaagaggagaagggaaaacacagagtggggaggaaggaggggagggctcCCGGGATAGCTGCCCGCGCCTTCCCCGGCTGCGAAGTGCTGCCTTGCATCTCCTGGCCAGCGGAGACCCCTATGGCAGCGGGGGCTCACCTTTGTACTGGGGAGTGAATTTGCGCATCTCAGCTGGGAGGGTCTCGTAGAACTGGTGCTCCCTCGGAACCAGGGGCTTGCATAGGGTCGTCTCATTGAAGCGGAGCACGCATGAGTGCCCCCCGACCTGGTGGACAAAGGGCTCCAGCAGGACGCCCTTGGTGCGGGGCTCCACGTCCATGGCCCTGAAGGCTGGGCTCATCCTCCAGACGCAGGCggcaggaagaagggggaggcgGCGGGGTCCAGCGGCCAGCGAGTCCTCCGTCCGTCGTCTGTCCGTGCGTCCGTCTGTCTCGCTTTGACTCCTCAGTCGCGCGGGCCAGGACGCTCTGCCGGAAGCAAAGAGAGACACTGGCATTGGAAGCGGCCTGGGAACCGCCTTAGAGCCCTAGCCTTCCTCCAGCGGAAAGACAAGCAGCCTGTGCTCTCGCCGGGCCCCACCCACACCGCCCACCCCGGCTCCGCCTTCTCCCGCCTTCTCCCGCAGAAACAAACAGCCAGAGCTCCCGCGGGGCGGGGCCAGATGCCGACAGGCAGCGACTGGCTCCAGGTGTACCCACACAGCCAGTGCCCTCCCACCAAGACAGCGGCGTTAGATGGGCGGGAAAAACGCAAAGCCACATAAGGTAAAGTCCCATTTCAAGCCTAATAATTCAGATTAAATCTTACCATTTTCTAATAAGATTAACtccatgcatatatatttttaactttattttttagagtagttttaggccCACAGCAAAAATGAGAGGAAGATACACTGACTGCACACATAACCACCTGCTCCCACACATGTGTTGCCTTCCCCATTACCAATATCTCCCACCATAGTGGTACGTTTGTTACAAATGATGATGAACCCACATTGACACATcatcatagtttacattagggttcactcttagtCGTTAATTGTACTTTTATAAAATGCAGTTAAAAGGAAAACCTGCTTAGTCACCATCTAGTAAGATCTACTCCCCCAGggtgtccaccccccacccccaccccaaggccaAAGACAAGCCCCATTAACCTTATTAGCAGTGGAGCTTGGGCCTAGCTTTAATGATTAACGTCTGTATCTAAAAACAACTGATCAAGGCTGGCTAACTCCATTTAAAAAGATACACGGTGTTCTAGGTCACTGACTATTTTTATCAGTTCTATCCTGATCTCCAAAAGCTGGGGCACACCTTTAAACCAAAGCTGTGCTCCTACCCTAATCAGGGCTCTCATCCACTCTGAGGTTTAGGCCTTAGACCTGACTTTGCATCACTAAACACCCCAGATCTTAGCAAAGCAACCTCTACACAATTGTTAACCACTTCAAGGCATGTCAAGCTAGTTCTGTTTCCTGTCTATAATTTACAGACTACATGGTTGCTACTACCACTACTTAACAGCATTGTAGGCCATTTCATCAAACatacagggttttgttttttttttttttactttttttttcttttatgtttatttatttctgagacagagagagacagagcatgagagggggaggggcaaagggagagggagacccagaatcggaagcaggctccaggcctgacgtggggcttgaactcacaaactgtgagatcatgacctgagccgaagtcggtcactcaactgactgagccacccaggcgcccccatataggGTTTTTAATGGCAACTCTTCCAGTTTCCATTACCCCAGCTGACATGCTGGGTAAGAATAGGTCTGCTAAAGATGGGTCCACTGTCCTCTAAGGTGAGTAAAGCACCTATTAAATGTTGTTGGCTCATCACAGGAACTTACCTCATTTGGTCCTTGAGATACCTTCTGTGAGGAAGACACTATTCTCTCTGTTGCAAACAATGACACTGCTttggggaggtgagggaagggcCAGGGACAATAAGCTCCCAAATGAACCTCAATCTTTTGGATGCCGTCATAGGGCCACCTCTAGTGCCCAGGGTCTCTGGCATTAGTACCTTCATACAGTACTCCTACATCCATGGGACACTTAGCCTGTTGTGAGAGTGCCTTCACCAtgtacttatattttttattttttaagtttatttactattttgagagagagagcgcgcacgtgcACGCAAAAGcgggggatgagcagagagagaagagagagaatcccaagcaggctccacactgttaacGCAGAGCCCCATATACGACTCAACCTCATGatctgatcatgacctgagccgaagtcaagagttggatgttcaaccgactgagccacccagatgcgcccctatgttttatatttatatttgtattatttcctatatatttataaagttctCTTTAAGAGTTTCAACTGGTATTAATCTCTTTTTAGAGAGAACTGACTGTGGGTGCCAAATGCAAAGAGATGAAAATCAAAGGTCCTGATTCCTCTCCTGGCACCACCTTCTCAGCATCACAGAAGCCCTCAGGAGGGCAAGTGCTGGGAAGGGTTCTGTGACAATCAGTTCAAAGAATGAGTACATTCCAGACATTCCAGACTCTCTCCAGAAGGTGGAGCTCTGGTATACTTGGCCACACAAGCCCTTTCTCCAGGTTTACACAGACCAGTTCATAATAACCCACTGAAAAGACCTCAGGAGTACGAGCAATACCAAAGGAAAGCTACTGTACTGACTCACAGTCGGTCTGCCAGTAAGTACCCAAGCACGAACCAGGTACCATAATTATTAAATTGTTATTGCACAAGATGTTCCTCATGGTCCAGGCTTTAGAAACAATCCAAACCTTTCATACGAGTATAAACTGCTTTCGTTGTCAGTAATGCTAACACCAATGCAAATCCCTTTCCAACTCTGTCCAAGATTCCTTAACTTTAttcaattaaatagaaaaatatctctCTCCAGGCATCTT
This sequence is a window from Prionailurus bengalensis isolate Pbe53 chromosome A2, Fcat_Pben_1.1_paternal_pri, whole genome shotgun sequence. Protein-coding genes within it:
- the IP6K2 gene encoding inositol hexakisphosphate kinase 2 isoform X2, whose protein sequence is MSPAFRAMDVEPRTKGVLLEPFVHQVGGHSCVLRFNETTLCKPLVPREHQFYETLPAEMRKFTPQYKGVVSVRFEEDEDRNLCLIAYPLKGDHGIVDSVDNSDCEPKSKLLRWTNKKHHVLETEKSPKDWVRQHRKEEKMKSHKLEEEFEWLKKSEVLYYSVEKKGNVSSQLKHYNPWSMKCHQQQLQRMKENAKHRNQYKFILLENLTSRYEVPCVLDLKMGTRQHGDDASEEKAANQIRKCQQSTSAVIGVRVCGMQVYQAGSGQLMFMNKYHGRKLSVQGFKEALFQFFHNGRYLRRELLGPVLKKLAELKAILERQESYRFYSSSLLVIYDGKEWPEVALDSDAEDLEDLSEESADESAGAYAYKPIGTSSVDVRMIDFAHTTCRLYGEDSVVHEGQDAGYIFGLQSLIDIVTEISEESGE
- the IP6K2 gene encoding inositol hexakisphosphate kinase 2 isoform X1 gives rise to the protein MGRASWPARLRSQSETDGRTDRRRTEDSLAAGPRRLPLLPAACVWRMSPAFRAMDVEPRTKGVLLEPFVHQVGGHSCVLRFNETTLCKPLVPREHQFYETLPAEMRKFTPQYKGVVSVRFEEDEDRNLCLIAYPLKGDHGIVDSVDNSDCEPKSKLLRWTNKKHHVLETEKSPKDWVRQHRKEEKMKSHKLEEEFEWLKKSEVLYYSVEKKGNVSSQLKHYNPWSMKCHQQQLQRMKENAKHRNQYKFILLENLTSRYEVPCVLDLKMGTRQHGDDASEEKAANQIRKCQQSTSAVIGVRVCGMQVYQAGSGQLMFMNKYHGRKLSVQGFKEALFQFFHNGRYLRRELLGPVLKKLAELKAILERQESYRFYSSSLLVIYDGKEWPEVALDSDAEDLEDLSEESADESAGAYAYKPIGTSSVDVRMIDFAHTTCRLYGEDSVVHEGQDAGYIFGLQSLIDIVTEISEESGE
- the IP6K2 gene encoding inositol hexakisphosphate kinase 2 isoform X3, encoding MVSSFLAVLIFVRFADEFGASGNIETKEQGVVSVRFEEDEDRNLCLIAYPLKGDHGIVDSVDNSDCEPKSKLLRWTNKKHHVLETEKSPKDWVRQHRKEEKMKSHKLEEEFEWLKKSEVLYYSVEKKGNVSSQLKHYNPWSMKCHQQQLQRMKENAKHRNQYKFILLENLTSRYEVPCVLDLKMGTRQHGDDASEEKAANQIRKCQQSTSAVIGVRVCGMQVYQAGSGQLMFMNKYHGRKLSVQGFKEALFQFFHNGRYLRRELLGPVLKKLAELKAILERQESYRFYSSSLLVIYDGKEWPEVALDSDAEDLEDLSEESADESAGAYAYKPIGTSSVDVRMIDFAHTTCRLYGEDSVVHEGQDAGYIFGLQSLIDIVTEISEESGE